One Helianthus annuus cultivar XRQ/B chromosome 12, HanXRQr2.0-SUNRISE, whole genome shotgun sequence genomic region harbors:
- the LOC110892858 gene encoding uncharacterized protein LOC110892858: protein MSDMANFDLSKLWGNRDFGSDYVGSVRQSGGLLCMWDSGSFEFCGSVKKRNFIVVKGRLKGHNESLCVVNVYAPQSTRAKQELWNDISAEMAVEEGLWLAAGDFNAVRFKEERRNSVFKPACASNFNSFIHHMDLMEYNMVGNQFTCVRANGRKLSKIDRFLVSSNLFNKWPEASVRALHNLHSDHRPLLLSLSALNYGHKPFRLFNSWLKKDGFDEVVRLAAASFSFEGDPDLFLNKKFAFIRSKIKSWRDEMVKKEGEEEKRVREELERLEEVMESRSLSEEEEWIYEEINKLLKELSYSKGEDLRQRARIKWAIDGDENSKYFHGVINKRKAANSIPGLSINGNWVTKPSKVKKEVMLFFKRKFVEDCDIRPFISCSGIKTLSNSKKELLIERFSREEIKLAVFSCGDDRAPGPDDGRINVGCGSSFITLIPKVKDPVELNNYRPINLVGIISKVISIVLANRLKLVISNVISDSQSAFLKDKFILDGPLIVNELITWCKKRKRQAFLLKIDFEKAYDNVNWSFVVDIMKQMGFPELWCRWIWGILKSARSSVLVNGSPTFEFKCEKGVRQGDPISPFIFLIVMEALTLLLDKAKDEGILRGLATPNDGPVISHLLFADDAIILGEWCSENVLNVVRILRVFHMCSGLRINLSKSNLYGLGVDGGDVEVKAASVGCKADFLPFRYLGIMVGANMSNVNNWKPVYDVFQARLSRWKANSLSIGGSSNEEKKIHWVAWDNVSIPKECGGLGLSKLKDTNLALLSKWCWRYKMEEKSLWRKVISAIHCGIRSWDFIPSKKNWGSTWSKTVKWITRSKVGDLPLRSFFKGVPGRGDSISFWLDPWVAIEPLKDLFPSLFQIEAVKKCRLSERLSTGSDQVNFCWQWKRSPIQGSETEDLHQLISLLESVSMSDRSDRWIWIGEGKDVFSVAAVKKTIIKGRGLSTDSNFKWCKWVPAKSNVLWNFVSKWCRVPQIFAFSVQDLLESYVTCGLKEPEKLIFQGVLIIACWSLWKVRNEARFRNVPVKIEKVISEVKALGFLWVKNRTKFKKLSWENWSTYREFLTFQTPTPSRSGVPSPNVRASNTPSRVDLTPKGVANNFLELRSLLNQYVSKERDKGVRIRLDYDEPEPSLSHGPPSLPFASSQPAVSRNEAGPSNPPPNPNPYLYTRSDPTSFPLFSSQPVATGAPLGHELTLDQLLQSPVTSLPPSATTTWEQALYVLPLARSAVMSTPLGVNCPVATGSLQGFNLMSQMMAQMMASFPWQHFINQVLATQGNNNNNNHTGARVEEDLAKPYKPSNLSCFS from the exons ATGAGTGATATGGCTAATTTTGATTTATCTAAATTATGGGGGAATAGGGATTTTGGGTCAGATTATGTAGGTTCTGTCAGGCAGTCGGGTGGTTTACTTTGCATGTGGGACTCTGGGAGTTTTGAGTTCTGTGGATCTGTAAAAAAAAGGAATTTCATTGTCGTTAAAGGCAGGTTAAAGGGGCATAATGAATCTTTGTGTGTGGTGAATGTTTATGCTCCTCAAAGTACAAGGGCGAAACAGGAGCTTTGGAATGACATCTCTGCGGAGATGGCGGTAGAGGAGGGATTGTGGCTGGCTGCGGGTGATTTCAACGCGGTTAGGTTTAAGGAAGAAAGAAGGAATAGTGTTTTCAAACCGGCGTGTGCGAGTAATTTTAATAGTTTCATTCATCACATGGATCTTATGGAGTACAATATGGTGGGGAATCAGTTCACTTGCGTTAGAGCTAATGGTAGAAAGCTTAGCAAGATTGATAGGTTTTTGGTGTCATCCAATCTTTTTAATAAGTGGCCGGAGGCGTCTGTTAGAGCTTTGCATAACCTACACTCAGATCATAGACCGTTATTGCTTTCGTTAAGTGCCTTGAATTATGGTCATAAACCGTTTAGGCTTTTTAATTCTTGGCTAAAAAAAGATGGGTTTGACGAGGTTGTGAGGTTAGCGGCGGCCAGTTTTAGCTTTGAGGGGGACCCGGATTTATTTTTAAACAAGAAATTCGCTTTCATTCGGTCGAAAATAAAGTCATGGAGGGATGAGATGGTTAAGAAAGAAGGAGAGGAAGAAAAAAGGGTGAGGGAGGAGCTTGAAAGATTAGAAGAAGTCATGGAAAGTAGGAGCTTGTCGGAGGAAGAAGAGTGGATTTATGAAGAAATCAACAAACTTCTCAAGGAGTTGAGCTATAGCAAAGGGGAAGATCTTAGGCAAAGAGCTAGAATCAAATGGGCTATTGATGGAGATGAAAACTCGAAGTATTTTCATGGTGTTATTAACAAAAGAAAAGCCGCGAATTCTATTCCGGGGTTAAGTATTAACGGCAACTGGGTGACGAAACCGTCTAAGGTCAAGAAGGAGGTTATGTTGTTTTTTAAGAGAAAATTTGTTGAAGATTGTGATATTAGACCGTTTATCTCTTGCAGTGGcattaaaactttgtcaaattcGAAGAAGGAGCTTCTGATAGAAAGGTTCTCTAGGGAGGAAATTAAGTTAGCGGTCTTTAGTTGTGGAGATGACCGGGCCCCTGGTCCTGATG ATGGCAGAATTAACGTGGGTTGCGGTTCATCCTTCATTACCCTTATTCCTAAAGTTAAAGACCCGGTGGAGCTCAACAATTATAGGCCAATAAACCTGGTTGGAATTATTAGTAAAGTCATATCCATAGTCCTTGCCAACCGGTTAAAGCTGGTGATTTCTAATGTGATTTcagattctcaatcggcgttCTTGAAGGATAAATTTATTCTCGATGGACCGCTTATTGTGAATGAACTGATTACTTGGTGTAAGAAGAGGAAGAGACAAGCTTTCTTGCTTAAGATTGACTTTGAAAAGGCGTATGATAACGTCAATTGGTCCTTTGTTGTGGATATTATGAAACAAATGGGCTTTCCGGAGCTGTGGTGTCGATGGATTTGGGGGATTCTAAAATCTGCTAGGTCTTCGGTTTTAGTTAACGGTTCTCCCACTTTCGAGTTCAAGTGCGAAAAAGGAGTGCGCCAAGGTGACCCGATTTCCCCATTTATTTTTCTGATAGTTATGGAAGCTCTTACGTTATTGCTTGACAAGGCCAAGGATGAAGGTATTCTGAGAGGCTTGGCTACTCCGAATGATGGTCCTGTTATTTCTCATCTCCTGTTTGCCGATGACGCTATCATTTTGGGGGAGTGGTGTTCGGAGAATGTCTTGAATGTTGTTAGAATTCTTCGTGTCTTTCATATGTGTTCCGGTTTGAGAATTAATCTGTCTAAATCTAACCTTTATGGTTTGGGGGTGGATGGAGGGGATGTGGAGGTTAAGGCGGCTAGTGTAGGGTGCAAAGCGGATTTTCTtccgtttcgttacttggggATCATGGTTGGAGCGAATATGAGTAATGTCAATAACTGGAAGCCAGTGTATGATGTTTTTCAAGCTAGACTATCGAGGTGGAAGGCGAACTCTTTATCCATTGGGGGAAG CTCTAATGAAGAGAAGAAAATCCACTGGGTAGCATGGGATAATGTGTCAATCCCAAAAGAGTGTGGTGGCCTTGGTTTAAGTAAGCTTAAAGATACCAATTTGGCGCTCCTCTCGAAATGGTGCTGGAGGTATAAGATGGAGGAAAAGAGCTTGTGGAGGAAAGTGATCTCAGCAATTCATTGTGGGATCCGAAGTTGGGATTTTATACCATCTAAAAAAAATTGGGGAAGTACATGGAGCAAAACGGTGAAGTGGATTACTAGATCGAAAGTGGGTGATTTACCATTGAGAAGTTTCTTTAAAGGGGTTCCAGGTAGGGGTGACTCTATTTCTTTTTGGCTTGACCCTTGGGTTGCTATCGAGCCATTAAAAGATTTGTTCCCGAGTCTTTTCCAGATTGAAGCAGTCAAAAAATGCAGGCTTAGCGAGAGATTGTCTACCGGCTCGGATCAGGTTAATTTCTGTTGGCAGTGGAAGAGATCTCCGATCCAAGGTTCAGAAACGGAGGATTTGCATCAGCTGATCAGCTTATTGGAGTCGGTTTCGATGTCGGACAGATCGGATAGATGGATTTGGATTGGAGAAGGTAAGGATGTCTTCAGTGTGGCTGCTGTAAAGAAAACGATTATCAAAGGCAGGGGTTTGAGTACCGATTCAAACTTTAAGTGGTGCAAGTGGGTTCCAGCCAAGT CCAATGTTTTGTGGAATTTTGTTAGTAAATGGTGCCGTGTTCCGCAAATCTTTGCATTCTCCGTTCAAGATTTGTTGGAATCTTATGTTACGTGTGGCCTTAAGGAGCCggaaaaactcatttttcaaggTGTCTTGATCATAGCTTGTTGGAGTCTTTGGAAGGTTAGAAACGAAGCTCGATTTAGGAATGTGCCGGTTAAAATAGAGAAGGTTATTAGTGAGGTTAAGGCGTTGGGGTTTCTTTGGGTTAAGAATAGGACGAAATTTAAGAAATTATCTTGGGAGaactggt CAACATACCGCGAGTTTCTCACTTTCCAAACGCCGACACCATCTCGTTCCGGAGTACCATCTCCCAACGTTCGTGCCTCTAACACCCCCTCACGTGTTGACCTTACTCCCAAAGGGGTTGCTAATAACTTTCTTGAGTTAAGGTCTCTTCTTAACCAATACGTGAGTAAGGAACGAGACAAGGGAGTGAGGATCCGTCTGGATTATGACGAGCCAGAACCATCACTATCTCATGGACCTCCCTCTCTTCCTTTTGCAAGCTCACAACCAGCTGTGTCTAGGAATGAGGCTGGTCCTAGCAATCCTCCTCCAAATCCTAACCCATATTTGTACACGAGGTCAGATCCAACGTCTTTTCCTCTCTTTTCCTCCCAACCAGTTGCAACCGGTGCTCCCTTGGGGCACGAGCTGACTTTGGACCAGCTCCTACAATCTCCAGTAACAAGCCTTCCACCCTCAGCAACAACTACATGGGAACAAGCTTTGTATGTGCTTCCCTTGGCACGGAGTGCCGTTATGAGCACTCCTTTGGGAGTAAACTGCCCAGTTGCAactggaagccttcaaggcttcaacctcatGTCTCAGATGATGGCCCAGATGATGGCAAGCTTCCCATGGCAACACTTTATTAACCAAGTGCTGGCCACCCAagggaacaacaataacaataaccaCACAGGTGCAAGAGTGGAAGAGGATTTGGCCAAGCCATATAAACCAAGCAACCTGTCATGCTTCTCCTAG